A region from the Dendropsophus ebraccatus isolate aDenEbr1 chromosome 1, aDenEbr1.pat, whole genome shotgun sequence genome encodes:
- the SNRPF gene encoding small nuclear ribonucleoprotein F, translating into MSLPLNPKPFLNGLTGKPVMVKLKWGMEYKGYLVSVDGYMNMQLANTEEYIDGALSGHLGEVLIRCNNVLYIRGVEEEEEDGEMRE; encoded by the exons AGTCTCCCATTAAACCCCAAACCCTTCCTCAATGGCCTCACCGGTAAGCCTGTAATGGTGAAGCTGAAGTGGGGGATGGAGTACAAGGGCTACCTGGTGTCTGTGGATGGCTATATGAATATGCAG CTTGCAAACACTGAAGAATATATTGATGGTGCATTAtcgggacatcttggagaagtttTGATAAG ATGTAACAATGTGTTGTATATACGCGgtgtggaagaggaggaggaagatggcgaAATGAGAGAATAA